Part of the Methanofollis sp. genome, TTCGTGAGCAGCAACGACTTCTTCTCCGGCATGGACATCTTCGAGACCGGTGGCGTCGAACCCGGGAAGAACACTTTTTCCGTCGTCCTGGAAAACACGGCCGACGACAACCGGACCTTCGTCGTCCAGGGGATCGGGGTGCTCGCGGTCTACGAGAACCCCTCGTCGCCTGAAGCGATCGTCTGGGTCAAGGAGGGGGCCGACCTCCTGTACAGCAACTATGGGATCACGCCCGCGATGGCGACAGGCCGGATCGACTTCGAAGGGACGATCGACCGGTCCTCCCTCTCGTCGGCCGAACTCCTGCTCGTCGCCCCTTCCGGTGGGTACACGCGGGAGAATATCCCGGTGATCAACCGCCTCTTCGTGAACCGCGAGGGCGAGTCCAGCATGCCGTCCTTCTTCGAAGCGATCATTTCCGCCGTCTTCCCGGGATCGAATGGGAAGGAATGGGTGAACGTCTTCGACTCCGACGAAACGAAGCAGGTCGGGATCGACCGGCGGGACGTCCTCCCGTACCTGCGGTCTGAAAACAATTTTGCTGCCGTGCAGGACGAGAAAGACTATCTTGTCCTGACAAATGCCGTTCTCAGGCTGGAACGGAGGTGATCAGATGAATATTGTTATGGAAACCCACGGCCTGACCAAGGCCTACACCGACCAGGTGGTCGCACTCCGCGACGTGAATATCGCCCTCGAAAAGGGGGAGTTCGTCACCCTTCTCGGGCGGAGCGGGAGCGGCAAGAGCACCCTCATGAACATCCTCGGCGGACTCGACAGTCCGACGGCCGGGGACGTCGTCGTCAACGGGAAGCGCATCAACTTCGAG contains:
- a CDS encoding DUF3344 domain-containing protein gives rise to the protein MSSRKIAALVALVVLLSLLAPASATYAGDHPLDTALHDEFRGDYIFTAGNGTYSGAVKPGGRYAVAYDFELPLNATVRYQRLYVYWSWSKIDQKAIYPAISVTRTDTGEQVNRTGRYADSKGFVSSNDFFSGMDIFETGGVEPGKNTFSVVLENTADDNRTFVVQGIGVLAVYENPSSPEAIVWVKEGADLLYSNYGITPAMATGRIDFEGTIDRSSLSSAELLLVAPSGGYTRENIPVINRLFVNREGESSMPSFFEAIISAVFPGSNGKEWVNVFDSDETKQVGIDRRDVLPYLRSENNFAAVQDEKDYLVLTNAVLRLERR